A stretch of Calditrichota bacterium DNA encodes these proteins:
- the metH gene encoding methionine synthase has product MITRNSNENQATLKVANKPSRSLNNQLQKRILVLDGAMGTMIQAYKLDEAKFRGERFKDHHKDQQGNNDLLSITQPKVIEEIHLEYLNAGADIIETNTFNANGVSMRDYDMVDLVYEMNLESARVAKKAADEKTNQNPDKPRFVAGSIGPMNAALSLSPDVNDPSQRAVSWEEVVDGYYHQVRGLVDGGADTLLVETIFDTLNGKAALFAIEKYFDECGKRIPIMLSVTIIDMSGRTLSGQTLEAFLVSVKHANLFSIGLNCSLGPKQMRAFIEEISDLAPCFVTLYPNAGLPNEFGGYDETPDEMNNVLEEYAQSGFINIVGGCCGTSPEHIRRFAESMQDHTPRKIPQIKTQTQYSGLEPLTIRADSNFINIGERCNVTGSARFAKLILNDDYETALSVARKQVENGAQILDINMDEGMLDSEKAMIHFLKLIATEPEIVKVPLMIDSSKWSVIEAGLKNIQGKAIVNSISMKEGEETFLKQAKLALLYGAAVIVMAFDEQGQADTYERKIEICERAYKLLVERLNFPPEDIIFDPNIFAVATGIEEHNEYAIHFIEATRWIKQNLPHARISGGVSNLSFSFRGNNTVREAMHSAFLYHAIQAGMDMGIVNAGQIDVYEEIDPELLKLVEDVLFNRNPEATENLVSFAETVKQKGPQKIENAAWRDDPVEKRLAHSLVKGIVEFIDEDVEEARQKYKSPIKVIEQPLMDGMNVVGDLFGAGKMFLPQVVKSARVMKKAVAYLLPYLEAEKAENASSSAGKILLATVKGDVHDIGKNIVGVVLGCNNYEIVDMGVMVPADKILETARSENVDMIGLSGLITPSLDEMVHVAKEMQRQNFDVPLLIGGATTSKKHTAVKIEPQYKGPISHVLDASRAVDVVNKLLNPLSKIEFMQATQDEYKEIRQAYESKQKATTLISIRDARKNSFKTDWQNMEIMKPANLGIKVFKDFPLGEIKEYIDWAPFFSVWELKGRFPDILENEQAKQVYDDAQKMLQEIITNKSLSAHAVIGLFPANSVGDDIELFIDDERHGQLATLHTLRQQMQRRNERANFALSDFIAPKERGVKDYMGAFAVTAGIGLDKLVEKYEADHDDYKSIMAKAVADRLAEAFAELMHKKVRTEIWAYSRDEKLDNADLIKEEFRGIRPAPGYPACPDHTEKETLFKLLDVENSAGINLTESFAMLPAASVSGWYFAHPEARYFGLGKIGPDQLQDYAHRKGISLLEAEKWLGSNL; this is encoded by the coding sequence ATGATTACTCGAAATTCAAATGAAAACCAGGCGACCTTGAAGGTTGCCAACAAACCTTCAAGGTCACTCAACAATCAGCTTCAAAAACGAATCCTTGTACTTGACGGCGCGATGGGCACAATGATCCAGGCCTATAAATTGGACGAAGCGAAATTCCGTGGTGAACGATTTAAAGACCATCATAAGGATCAGCAAGGAAATAATGACCTGCTTTCAATCACTCAACCAAAAGTGATTGAAGAAATCCATCTTGAATATCTCAATGCAGGTGCAGATATCATCGAGACTAACACTTTTAATGCCAATGGTGTCTCCATGCGTGATTATGATATGGTTGACCTGGTTTATGAAATGAACCTGGAATCTGCCAGGGTGGCAAAAAAAGCTGCTGATGAAAAGACAAATCAAAATCCCGACAAGCCAAGATTTGTTGCTGGATCAATCGGGCCTATGAATGCAGCACTTTCTTTATCTCCCGATGTTAACGATCCTTCTCAACGGGCAGTCAGCTGGGAAGAAGTTGTCGATGGGTATTATCATCAGGTACGCGGCTTGGTGGATGGCGGTGCGGATACGCTTCTTGTTGAAACCATATTTGATACATTGAACGGCAAGGCAGCGTTGTTTGCCATAGAAAAATATTTTGATGAATGCGGTAAAAGAATCCCGATTATGCTTTCTGTAACCATCATCGATATGAGCGGTAGGACTCTTTCTGGTCAAACACTGGAAGCATTTTTGGTTTCAGTTAAACACGCCAATTTATTCAGTATTGGTTTAAATTGTTCGCTGGGGCCAAAACAGATGCGCGCATTTATTGAAGAAATATCAGATCTTGCCCCCTGTTTTGTAACGCTTTACCCGAATGCCGGACTACCAAACGAGTTTGGCGGATATGATGAAACACCCGATGAAATGAATAATGTTCTGGAAGAATATGCTCAATCCGGGTTTATAAATATTGTTGGAGGTTGCTGTGGAACAAGTCCGGAGCATATCCGCAGGTTTGCAGAAAGCATGCAAGACCACACACCGCGTAAAATTCCACAAATAAAAACGCAAACACAATATAGCGGATTAGAGCCTTTGACCATTCGCGCTGATTCCAACTTTATCAACATTGGTGAGCGCTGCAATGTGACCGGATCAGCTCGTTTTGCCAAACTTATATTAAATGATGATTATGAAACAGCTTTAAGCGTTGCCCGCAAACAGGTTGAAAACGGCGCCCAAATCCTGGATATAAACATGGATGAAGGCATGCTCGATTCAGAAAAAGCAATGATCCATTTTTTAAAACTTATTGCCACTGAACCTGAAATTGTTAAAGTGCCTTTGATGATTGATTCATCAAAATGGAGCGTGATAGAAGCCGGTTTAAAAAATATCCAGGGCAAAGCCATCGTCAATTCGATAAGTATGAAAGAAGGCGAGGAAACATTTTTAAAGCAAGCCAAATTAGCGCTTTTGTACGGTGCGGCTGTAATTGTGATGGCTTTTGATGAACAGGGTCAGGCTGATACTTATGAACGCAAAATTGAGATTTGTGAACGTGCCTATAAATTATTGGTTGAAAGGCTCAACTTCCCGCCGGAAGATATTATTTTCGATCCCAATATTTTTGCCGTGGCCACAGGAATTGAGGAACATAACGAATATGCCATTCATTTTATTGAGGCAACCCGCTGGATAAAACAGAACTTGCCCCATGCGCGAATCAGTGGCGGTGTGAGCAACCTTTCCTTTTCATTTCGTGGCAACAACACGGTGCGAGAAGCCATGCATTCCGCTTTCCTCTATCACGCCATTCAGGCCGGTATGGATATGGGAATTGTTAACGCCGGGCAAATTGATGTTTATGAAGAGATTGATCCCGAATTATTGAAACTGGTTGAAGACGTGTTATTTAACCGCAATCCTGAAGCAACTGAAAACCTGGTCTCCTTTGCTGAAACCGTTAAACAAAAAGGACCACAGAAAATTGAAAATGCAGCCTGGCGTGATGATCCTGTTGAGAAAAGATTGGCCCATTCGCTTGTAAAAGGCATCGTCGAATTTATTGATGAAGATGTAGAAGAAGCACGTCAAAAATATAAGTCTCCCATAAAAGTAATTGAACAACCATTGATGGACGGCATGAATGTGGTTGGCGATCTGTTTGGAGCAGGCAAAATGTTTCTGCCACAGGTGGTAAAAAGTGCGCGGGTAATGAAAAAAGCCGTGGCCTACCTGCTGCCCTATCTTGAAGCAGAAAAGGCCGAGAATGCCTCCAGTTCTGCGGGGAAAATATTGCTGGCAACAGTAAAAGGGGACGTGCATGACATCGGGAAGAATATTGTGGGCGTTGTCTTGGGTTGCAATAATTACGAAATAGTTGACATGGGCGTGATGGTCCCTGCAGATAAAATTCTTGAGACTGCCCGCTCGGAAAATGTGGACATGATTGGTTTATCCGGCCTGATAACACCTTCGCTGGATGAGATGGTGCATGTGGCCAAAGAAATGCAACGACAGAATTTTGATGTGCCGCTTTTGATTGGCGGTGCAACAACATCTAAAAAGCATACGGCTGTAAAAATTGAGCCACAATATAAAGGTCCCATCTCGCACGTATTGGATGCATCGCGTGCGGTTGATGTGGTGAACAAACTGCTAAACCCGCTTAGCAAGATTGAATTTATGCAGGCGACCCAGGATGAATATAAAGAAATTCGCCAGGCTTACGAATCGAAGCAAAAAGCAACTACACTTATTTCAATCCGTGATGCGCGCAAAAATAGTTTTAAAACAGACTGGCAAAATATGGAAATTATGAAACCCGCCAATCTGGGTATAAAAGTTTTTAAAGATTTTCCTTTGGGCGAGATAAAAGAATATATCGATTGGGCGCCGTTCTTTTCCGTTTGGGAGCTTAAGGGCCGTTTTCCCGATATTCTTGAAAATGAGCAGGCGAAGCAAGTATATGATGACGCGCAAAAAATGCTGCAAGAAATTATTACCAACAAAAGCCTTTCTGCACATGCTGTGATTGGATTGTTCCCGGCCAATAGTGTCGGCGATGATATTGAACTTTTTATTGATGATGAAAGACATGGCCAGCTTGCAACTCTGCACACTCTGCGTCAGCAAATGCAGCGTAGAAATGAAAGGGCTAATTTTGCCTTATCCGATTTTATTGCACCAAAAGAGCGCGGAGTTAAAGACTATATGGGCGCATTCGCCGTTACTGCCGGAATTGGCCTGGATAAGCTGGTTGAAAAATATGAAGCTGATCATGATGATTATAAAAGCATAATGGCCAAGGCCGTTGCCGATAGACTCGCAGAGGCTTTTGCAGAATTAATGCACAAAAAAGTCCGCACTGAAATTTGGGCTTACTCCAGAGATGAAAAGCTGGACAATGCCGATTTAATAAAAGAAGAGTTTCGTGGCATCCGCCCTGCTCCGGGCTATCCTGCATGCCCTGATCATACAGAAAAAGAAACTTTGTTTAAATTGTTAGATGTAGAAAACAGTGCCGGAATTAACCTGACTGAATCTTTTGCCATGCTTCCCGCCGCTTCTGTTTCCGGTTGGTACTTTGCACATCCTGAGGCACGGTATTTTGGTTTGGGTAAAATTGGGCCAGACCAATTACAGGATTATGCCCATCGTAAAGGTATTAGTTTGCTGGAAGCAGAAAAATGGCTTGGGAGTAACTTGTAG
- a CDS encoding NAD-dependent deacetylase encodes MPQNQGLQNKIAAASEAIQSADAIIITAGAGIGVDSGLPDFRGDKGFWNAYPAIAKLGFSFSEMANPHWFKQKPKLAWAFYGHRLNLYRKTTPHLGFRQLLDISIQKKGGYFVITSNIDGHFQKAGFDGNLINEIHGSINHLQCVKPCCDDIINADNQQVFVDEEKFEAQEPLPQCPNCSDLARPNILMFSDWLWISKRSKEQNLNFRYWKRDIQQNGFKPVIIEIGAGEAVPTIRFHSESLGKQFSATLIRINPRDHSAPEGSISIPLGGEEAIDLIYKKLHGH; translated from the coding sequence ATGCCACAAAACCAAGGTCTGCAAAATAAAATCGCTGCCGCATCAGAAGCCATCCAATCCGCAGATGCCATTATTATTACTGCAGGTGCGGGTATCGGCGTCGATTCCGGTTTGCCTGATTTCCGGGGCGATAAGGGATTTTGGAACGCCTATCCAGCCATTGCTAAGCTGGGGTTTTCATTTTCAGAAATGGCCAATCCTCACTGGTTTAAGCAAAAGCCTAAACTAGCTTGGGCATTTTACGGGCATCGTTTAAATCTTTACCGTAAAACCACGCCTCATTTGGGATTTAGACAACTGCTAGATATCTCTATCCAAAAAAAAGGTGGATATTTTGTCATTACTTCCAACATTGATGGTCATTTTCAAAAAGCCGGATTTGATGGGAACCTTATCAATGAAATCCATGGTTCAATCAATCATTTGCAATGTGTAAAACCTTGTTGTGATGATATCATAAATGCAGATAATCAGCAGGTTTTTGTGGACGAAGAAAAATTTGAAGCTCAAGAACCCTTACCGCAATGCCCAAATTGCAGTGATTTAGCCCGACCTAATATTTTAATGTTTAGCGACTGGTTATGGATTTCCAAACGCTCTAAAGAGCAAAACTTAAATTTTCGCTATTGGAAACGCGATATTCAGCAAAACGGATTCAAGCCTGTAATTATTGAAATTGGTGCAGGAGAAGCTGTACCAACCATCAGATTTCACTCAGAATCACTTGGCAAGCAATTTTCCGCTACACTTATCCGCATAAATCCACGAGATCATTCAGCCCCTGAAGGAAGCATATCAATCCCACTTGGCGGTGAAGAGGCTATAGATTTAATTTATAAAAAATTGCACGGGCATTAG
- a CDS encoding cupin: protein MPQHIKNATVIEAAGNKPKLIEEFIGHVNSQSSDLSIARMTSPAGWVEPAQTPEFDEYTLVLEGAVHIKCAGKEFVIKKNEAFISYKGEKTQYSTPEGAHYIAVCLPAFSPDSVHRDE, encoded by the coding sequence ATGCCTCAACACATAAAGAATGCAACTGTTATTGAAGCAGCCGGAAATAAGCCAAAATTGATAGAGGAATTTATCGGGCATGTAAATTCACAATCTTCAGATCTAAGCATTGCCAGAATGACAAGTCCGGCCGGCTGGGTAGAACCAGCACAAACGCCAGAATTTGATGAATATACTTTGGTGCTTGAAGGAGCAGTCCATATTAAATGTGCAGGAAAGGAATTTGTAATTAAAAAGAATGAAGCATTTATTTCTTATAAAGGTGAGAAAACCCAATATTCAACACCTGAAGGCGCACACTATATAGCGGTTTGCCTGCCAGCCTTTTCACCGGATTCTGTGCATAGGGATGAATAA
- a CDS encoding serine/threonine protein kinase, translating to MSNDLLFSKFEIIDCYKKDDSMAVYLANHIYLHKKIILKTLNTKLIANPAILKRFKREAQLLAKIDHPNIITVYDFGQAGDYFYISFEYFESQNLREAFNDNGWSVQDKMSIVQQICIGLVETHSHKIIHRDLKPENILINKNKLVKIADFGLAQISGSEKLTAPESVVGTPAYMAPEQIQGITTDERTDLFAFGIIIFELFYGQNPFLGDDAGQTLNNIQKCSWKPISSKTDIPSSILKLIEGLLKKNKNERIQTSREVLSYFDLPTNEPELKKPARKTGKITLIFVLLVIAFVFFFKDNLFTAKPIVEKVNQSERDSLKTDSVQIYLQDTLTRPIILAPKNEKENKPGDLVAMDTEKEIGIKEVLKETPVPTFGYLDLKCSPWADIFIDSQKVDTTPIKNAIRLESGQYFLQLRHPDYPVYSETIKISEENVLELNVNLNNFAGFLKCNVFPWGNIYIDNVFKGQTPLKNVIILEPGKHTLEVRNSKYKTYTSEIFAEKEDTLFISVDLIKENK from the coding sequence ATGAGCAACGATCTGCTTTTTAGCAAATTTGAAATTATCGATTGTTATAAAAAAGATGACAGCATGGCTGTTTACCTGGCCAACCATATTTATCTCCATAAAAAAATTATTTTAAAAACCCTTAATACCAAATTAATTGCCAATCCTGCCATCCTTAAGCGTTTTAAACGTGAAGCTCAACTGCTTGCAAAAATTGATCATCCCAATATTATTACTGTTTACGATTTTGGCCAGGCCGGAGATTATTTTTACATATCTTTTGAGTATTTCGAAAGCCAAAACCTTCGGGAAGCATTTAACGATAATGGCTGGTCTGTTCAGGATAAAATGTCAATCGTCCAACAAATTTGCATTGGCCTGGTAGAAACTCATTCTCACAAAATAATTCACCGCGATTTAAAACCAGAAAACATCCTTATCAATAAAAATAAACTAGTTAAGATTGCGGATTTTGGTTTAGCGCAAATAAGTGGCTCTGAAAAACTGACTGCTCCCGAATCAGTTGTAGGGACACCTGCTTATATGGCGCCGGAACAAATTCAAGGGATTACAACGGATGAACGCACAGATTTATTCGCCTTTGGAATAATAATCTTTGAACTTTTTTATGGCCAAAATCCATTTTTAGGAGATGATGCAGGGCAAACGTTAAACAACATTCAAAAATGCAGCTGGAAACCAATCTCCTCAAAAACAGATATTCCATCTTCAATTTTAAAGCTTATTGAGGGTCTGTTAAAAAAGAATAAAAATGAAAGAATTCAAACCTCCCGTGAGGTTTTATCTTATTTTGATTTGCCAACGAATGAACCTGAGCTTAAAAAGCCAGCACGTAAAACTGGTAAAATTACATTGATTTTTGTTCTCCTGGTTATTGCTTTTGTTTTCTTTTTTAAAGACAACTTGTTCACTGCTAAACCAATCGTTGAAAAAGTTAACCAATCTGAAAGAGACTCTTTAAAAACAGATAGTGTACAAATCTACCTGCAAGACACGTTGACAAGGCCCATTATACTAGCACCAAAAAATGAAAAAGAAAATAAGCCAGGTGATTTGGTTGCAATGGATACGGAAAAAGAAATTGGAATAAAAGAAGTCCTAAAAGAAACACCTGTCCCAACTTTCGGATATCTGGATTTAAAGTGCAGCCCCTGGGCAGATATATTTATAGATTCACAAAAAGTTGATACAACCCCAATAAAAAATGCAATCCGCCTTGAAAGCGGCCAATATTTTTTGCAACTGCGGCATCCGGATTATCCGGTTTACAGTGAAACAATCAAGATTTCTGAAGAAAATGTTTTAGAGTTAAATGTTAACTTGAATAATTTTGCCGGTTTTCTTAAATGTAATGTTTTTCCCTGGGGAAATATTTATATTGATAATGTTTTTAAAGGTCAAACACCTTTAAAAAATGTGATTATTCTAGAGCCGGGGAAACACACGCTTGAAGTAAGAAATTCAAAATATAAAACATATACATCAGAAATTTTTGCGGAAAAAGAAGATACTTTGTTTATTTCTGTTGACCTTATAAAAGAAAACAAATAA
- a CDS encoding T9SS type A sorting domain-containing protein — MKKTVLFLLILLPLLSSVKANEWEIIGSMPVPVKGAQAVVHDTTIYIFGGFSDSLLTGTKLIQAYYPNSNKWKILDDSLIVPRYELAAHAYNGETYIFGGATTSNDSSYAIEKRESSGKQVIHKYDYNFNRKFSTSVVAGDYLYIFGGFPDFQLFDSLSYCVQFHIPSGEVVDTFNINDIYGYDLPSVQMSAVANGQIYVFGGVFNGILREVSTFGLDNKQWKSEPTSLKEKRAGGVAITIENYDQIVLVGGFNEINPEAMNSVEIYNYLEGSVERSNPLNIERAECAAVLYNESVYVFGGKNENDDIVEFIEKTDLPFSPVTAIGETDKAQLISDFENIRNYPNPFNPSTNISFKLNTPSKVKINIFDVAGNFVISLANKMLKPGSYKFNWDGKNSSKTNVSSGIYFYQISTANQVETKRMILIR, encoded by the coding sequence ATGAAAAAAACTGTACTTTTTTTATTAATTCTTCTACCTCTATTAAGCTCTGTTAAAGCGAATGAATGGGAAATTATTGGATCAATGCCTGTTCCTGTAAAAGGTGCGCAGGCTGTTGTGCATGATACAACAATCTATATTTTTGGCGGGTTTTCCGATTCTTTGCTTACAGGTACAAAACTAATACAGGCTTACTACCCCAATTCCAATAAATGGAAAATCCTGGACGATTCTTTAATTGTCCCCAGGTACGAACTTGCCGCACATGCATATAATGGAGAAACATATATTTTTGGCGGCGCGACCACATCCAACGATAGCAGCTATGCGATAGAAAAGAGGGAGTCCTCGGGCAAACAAGTAATTCATAAATATGATTATAATTTTAACAGAAAGTTTTCAACCTCTGTTGTTGCGGGAGATTATCTTTATATATTTGGCGGCTTTCCGGATTTTCAGCTATTTGATTCCCTTTCATATTGCGTTCAGTTTCATATTCCCAGTGGTGAGGTAGTTGATACTTTTAACATTAATGACATTTATGGTTATGATTTGCCAAGCGTCCAAATGTCTGCAGTAGCTAATGGACAAATCTATGTATTTGGCGGTGTTTTCAACGGCATTTTGCGTGAAGTGAGTACTTTTGGGCTTGATAACAAACAATGGAAATCAGAACCAACATCACTCAAAGAAAAGAGGGCCGGTGGTGTAGCAATTACTATTGAAAACTATGATCAAATTGTCCTTGTTGGTGGGTTTAATGAAATTAATCCTGAAGCAATGAATAGTGTAGAAATATATAATTATTTAGAAGGAAGTGTTGAGCGAAGTAACCCCCTAAATATTGAGCGCGCCGAATGCGCTGCTGTACTTTATAATGAATCTGTTTATGTTTTTGGCGGTAAAAATGAGAATGATGACATTGTTGAGTTCATTGAAAAAACAGATCTTCCATTTTCGCCTGTGACAGCAATAGGAGAAACTGACAAAGCTCAACTCATAAGCGATTTTGAAAATATCAGGAATTATCCAAACCCGTTTAACCCATCAACGAATATATCTTTTAAGCTAAATACACCATCTAAAGTAAAGATAAATATTTTTGATGTAGCAGGAAATTTTGTTATTTCACTTGCCAATAAAATGCTAAAACCCGGTAGTTATAAATTTAACTGGGATGGCAAAAACTCGAGCAAAACAAATGTTTCCAGCGGCATCTATTTTTATCAGATTTCTACAGCAAATCAAGTTGAAACTAAACGAATGATTTTGATCAGGTAA